In Cydia fagiglandana chromosome 16, ilCydFagi1.1, whole genome shotgun sequence, the following are encoded in one genomic region:
- the LOC134671688 gene encoding uncharacterized protein LOC134671688, whose product MISHFIMDSLSCDVYDLELIRLCEEIEENEDLCEAARLVSQLHREASSQIGRGVKRTAAVLETEEFLLKKNRPAAAEPVASTSSELVPDVIVSTNNNHEIECSVCNKFVSKRYFKNHLNSNVHKNNVLRADIEWVNVQLIENAFKNRVATYRILLNENVHQPFTPESILLGNKDKIFALLDRSLTDHHALKVNFILNADFTQESKQVNNTFDFQLCNNVVDVSSDKDEIFESVVKDILTKLFNFERKDSGWSLVKFNYLDVNVNKFNPLRGSSYIELPRDIQNRKAVINVKNSDHECFRWAVLSGLYPPTSHRSNTTKSYIAHKNKLNFGNLTFPLKVGDIQKFEKMNDISINVFGLEYNSKSKIHDVVGPLHLTKCKKATHLNLLYISKDSKGHYCYIKNLSRLVSKQLSNTQHAAHICDGCLTNFTTRDNLMNHQRNDCFHVCTHLPSEQDKKKNWFNENVSSNILTFDNYERKLRVPFVIYADFEAFLNPIQTGKINPTTSSTTNIQKHEVYSFGYYIKCSYNDKLSVYRTYKGKNCTQEFMKYMEQDLKAICRRNTFVKTPLPLSNANNVHISQSSTCYICDKNLNEDSVISYNYHTGLYEGVAHKFCSEKYRAPNFVPVFFHNLCNYDSHFIVHGLGLMEGDIELIPENKEKYISFSKNLQINNRTVKLRFVDSLKFMSSGLDKLAKNLLPEQFHELKLNFSCEEDFKRLLRKGVYPYEHMSSYDSLNLTALPSKDDFFSSLSDSHISEEDYDHAKDVWSHFQCKNMGDYSDLYLKTDVLLLTDIFENFRNLCLKTYGLDPAHYYTAPGLSWDAMLRTTKIKLELLTDIDKIAFIAKNIRGGISQCSNRYAKANNIFLSDYNQNIPSSFLMYFDANNLYGWAMSQCLPTGKFEWVNTDTDFNISDDADHGLILEVDLEYPNELHDSHSDLPFCPENVCLGNSKEKKLIPNLNKKTNYVIHYRNLKQCLKNGLKLSKIHRILKFQQSMWLKSYIDLNTHMRSQASSDFEKDFFKLMNNSVFGKTMENVAKRVNVKLLNNWENRGKTQGVQSLIAKPEFHSLSIFSENLVAVQLKKTRIFYNKPIYLGFCVLDISKTLMYDFHYSYMKTKYPDNLKLLYTDTDSLVYQIFTENYYADIKSDLNLYFDTSDYPPNNKYDLPLINKKRLGFFKDENNGRILKEFVGLRSKMYTLDVEKYDENDEKTEKYGVLSKAKGVNKCVTKKFTLDNYKTCLFNKNLQRAQMLRFKSIKHIIFTQKINKISLSHEDTKRYLLENSSDTLAWGHYKIPQ is encoded by the exons atgatttctcatttcataatggactctttgagctgtgatgtctacgatcttgaacttatcagactctgtgaagaaatagaagaaaatgaagatctatgcgaggctgcccgtcttgtgagccaacttcatcgagaggc atcttctcaaataggacggggagtaaaaaggacagctgcagttttggagactgaagaattcttattgaagaaaaaccgtccaGCAGCTGCTGAACCTGTCGCATCAACATCATCCGAACTAGTTCCCGATGTCATTgtgagtacaaataataatcatgaaattgaatgttctgtgtgtaataagtttgtctctaaaagatattttaaaaatcatttaaatagtaatgttcacaaaaataatgttttaagggctgacattgaatgggttaatgttcagttaattgaaaatgcttttaagaatagggtggccacttacagaatactattaaatgaaaatgttcaccaaccatttactcccgaatctattttactaggaaataaagataaaatctttgcattattggatcgttccctcactgatcaccatgctttaaaagtaaactttattttaaatgcggattttactcaagagagcaaacaagtaaataatacatttgatttccaattatgtaacaatgtagttgatgttagcagcgacaaagatgagattttcgagtcagttgttaaagatatattaacaaaattatttaactttgagagaaaagatagtggatggagtttagtaaaatttaactatctagatgtcaatgtaaacaaatttaatccattgcgtggttcttcctatatcgaattaccacgtgatattcagaacagaaaagcagttattaatgtaaaaaatagtgatcatgaatgttttagatgggctgtattgtcagggttgtatccacctacaagtcatcgatcaaacactacgaaatcgtatatagcgcataaaaataaattaaattttggaaatttaactttcccacttaaagttggagatattcagaaatttgaaaaaatgaatgatataagtataaacgtttttggtcttgaatacaattcgaaaagtaaaatacatgacgtagtaggcccattacacttaacaaagtgcaaaaaagctacccacttgaacttattgtacatatccaaagacagtaaggggcattattgctatatcaaaaatttatctaggttagtatccaaacaattatcaaatacacagcatgccgcacatatttgtgatggttgtttgacgaactttacaactcgtgacaatttaatgaatcatcaaagaaacgattgtttccatgtttgtacacatttaccttcagaacaggataaaaagaaaaactggttcaatgaaaacgtttcctccaatatacttactttcgataattatgaacgtaaattaagggtaccttttgttatttatgctgatttcgaggcctttctaaacccgattcaaacaggtaaaattaatcctactacatcctcaacaacaaatatacaaaaacatgaggtatatagttttggatactatattaaatgttcttataatgataaattgtcagtgtacagaacatataaaggcaaaaattgcacccaggaatttatgaagtatatggaacaagacttaaaggccatttgtaggagaaatacttttgtaaaaactccattgcctttatctaatgcaaataatgtgcatatttctcagagtagtacatgttatatttgtgataaaaatttaaacgaggattcagtcatttcctataattaccatactggtctttatgaaggagtggcacataaattttgttcagaaaaatacagggcacctaattttgtacctgtatttttccataatttgtgtaactatgatagtcattttatagtgcatgggcttggtttgatggaaggcgacattgaactgattccagagaacaaagagaaatacatttcattttctaagaatttgcaaataaataatcgcacagttaaattgagatttgttgattcacttaaatttatgtccagtggtcttgacaaattggcaaaaaacttgttgcctgaacaatttcatgaattaaaattgaatttttcatgcgaggaggattttaaacgcttattacgaaagggtgtatatccctatgaacacatgtcatcatacgattctttaaacttaacagctcttccctctaaagatgatttctttagttccttgtctgatagtcacatctcagaggaggattatgatcacgcaaaagatgtttggtctcattttcaatgcaaaaatatgggtgattattctgatttatatttaaaaactgatgttttattactaactgatatatttgaaaattttagaaacctttgtcttaagacgtatggattagaccccgctcattattatactgctccgggattaagttgggatgcaatgttaagaactacaaaaataaaactagaactcctaactgatatcgataaaatagcttttatagcgaaaaatattcgaggtggcatatcacaatgtagtaatagatatgcgaaggctaataatatttttttgtcagattataatcaaaatatcccatcgtcatttcttatgtactttgatgcaaataacctttacgggtgggctatgtctcaatgtcttcctaccggtaaatttgaatgggtaaatacagatactgactttaatatatctgatgacgctgatcatggtttaattttagaagttgatctcgaataccctaacgagttgcatgactctcattcagatttgccattctgtcctgaaaacgtttgtttgggtaattccaaagaaaaaaaattaattcctaatttaaataaaaaaacgaattatgtcattcactatagaaatctaaaacagtgtttaaaaaatggtttgaaattgagtaaaatccatcgcattcttaaatttcagcagtctatgtggttaaaaagttacatagatttgaacacccacatgcgatcacaggcatcatccgattttgaaaaagatttctttaaactaatgaataattcagtgttcggtaagaccatggaaaatgttgcaaaacgtgtaaatgtcaaattattaaataactgggaaaatcgaggaaaaacgcagggggttcaatctttgatagcgaaacccgagttccatagtttatccatattctctgagaatttagtggccgttcagttgaaaaaaactagaatattttataataaaccgatttatttgggattttgcgtattagatatatcaaaaactttgatgtatgactttcactacagctacatgaaaaccaaatatccagacaatcttaagcttctttatacagatactgatagcttagtatatcaaattttcacggaaaattattacgcagatataaaatcagaccttaatttatattttgatacatctgactatcctcctaacaataaatatgatttgccgttaattaataaaaagcgattagggtttttcaaagatgaaaataatggtagaattttaaaagaattcgtaggtctgagatctaaaatgtataccttagatgttgaaaaatatgacgagaatgatgagaaaactgaaaaatacggtgttttatcaaaagccaaaggagtcaataaatgtgttacaaaaaaatttactcttgacaattacaaaacgtgtttatttaataaaaatttgcaacgcgctcaaatgctaagatttaaatctataaaacatataatattcactcaaaaaataaataaaatatcattatcgcatgaagatacaaaacgatacttattagaaaactcttctgacactcttgcgtggggtcattataaaataccgcaataa